The Nakamurella deserti genome contains a region encoding:
- a CDS encoding NADPH-dependent FMN reductase, whose protein sequence is MRTAVVAGNLKPASRTLAAAELLAERLTGTPAEVVVDVVTLGPGLLAWGDPGVSAAIEAVRAADVLIVASPTYKATYTGVLKLFLDLFPTGGLDGVTAFPLMLGAGPGHALAPELSLRPVLVELGAVCPSPGLYLLDSAWAEPDAGAAWLEVARRRLPTGDPG, encoded by the coding sequence ATGCGCACCGCCGTCGTCGCCGGCAACCTCAAGCCCGCCTCCCGCACCCTGGCCGCCGCCGAACTGCTCGCCGAGCGGTTGACCGGAACTCCCGCGGAGGTCGTGGTGGACGTCGTCACGCTCGGACCGGGCCTGCTCGCCTGGGGCGATCCGGGCGTGTCCGCGGCGATCGAGGCGGTGCGGGCGGCCGACGTGCTGATCGTGGCGTCGCCGACGTACAAGGCGACCTACACCGGCGTGTTGAAGCTGTTCCTGGACCTGTTCCCGACCGGCGGCCTGGACGGGGTCACGGCGTTCCCACTGATGCTCGGGGCGGGTCCCGGACATGCGTTGGCGCCGGAACTCTCGCTCAGGCCGGTGCTGGTGGAGCTGGGTGCGGTGTGCCCGAGCCCTGGTCTGTATCTGCTGGACTCGGCCTGGGCGGAGCCGGACGCCGGCGCGGCGTGGCTCGAGGTCGCCCGCCGGCGGCTGCCGACGGGCGACCCGGGCTGA
- a CDS encoding response regulator transcription factor, with protein sequence MTSTAAPVRPGPAVAVAEPTTRVLLVDDRPLVRVGLMSILEGSRAEVRAVGSLTDALTAVAAAPAGGYRTIVVAAHLIDATTWCRLADAAPGVALVALGGDRRTDPACARFAPLPENAASPAIRAALTATARSSCPSRRGCALRDETTDCTPQELRILRLIGDGLSNREIAARLGIAEKTVKNYITGLFAKLGVSRRTHAAAIAWRLHGIGTAPAAPPPA encoded by the coding sequence ATGACCTCGACGGCAGCCCCGGTTCGTCCGGGTCCCGCCGTGGCCGTGGCCGAGCCGACGACGCGGGTGCTGCTGGTCGACGACCGTCCGCTGGTGCGGGTCGGTCTGATGTCGATCCTGGAGGGTTCCCGCGCCGAGGTCCGCGCCGTCGGCTCGCTCACCGACGCCCTGACCGCCGTGGCGGCCGCACCCGCCGGCGGCTACCGGACGATCGTGGTCGCCGCCCACCTCATCGACGCCACCACCTGGTGCCGACTGGCCGACGCCGCGCCCGGGGTCGCCCTGGTCGCCCTCGGCGGAGACCGCCGCACCGATCCGGCGTGCGCCCGCTTCGCCCCGCTGCCCGAGAACGCGGCCTCGCCGGCCATCCGGGCCGCCCTCACCGCGACCGCCCGGTCCAGCTGTCCGAGCCGGCGCGGCTGCGCCCTCCGAGACGAGACCACCGACTGCACACCGCAGGAACTGCGCATCCTGCGGCTGATCGGCGACGGCCTGTCCAACCGCGAGATCGCCGCACGGCTGGGCATCGCCGAGAAGACGGTGAAGAACTACATCACCGGCCTGTTCGCCAAGCTCGGCGTCAGCCGGCGCACCCACGCCGCGGCGATCGCCTGGCGGCTGCACGGCATCGGCACCGCACCCGCCGCACCTCCTCCGGCCTGA
- a CDS encoding LLM class flavin-dependent oxidoreductase, protein MPVDFLGIGATHDGTEISPRSGAAFDRSYTVRLARAHEENGWDRLLFAYSSSSPDPSQAAALVAADTDAIRLVVAHRPNVSAPTYAATSLATLDQASGGRVQIHIITGGSTADQAAEGDHLPKDERYDRTREYIRILKKAWTSPTPFDHVGRHYRIQNFVSDVPPATQPRPLISFGGSSAAAYTVGGAEADVFALWGEPLAGTREQIASVDAAAAAAGRADRPAIQVAFRPIIAPTRAAAEDKAHRILDRLRDAPRGRPGAPENAGSQRLLVQAGAADRHDRALWTSTAAATGGAGNSTALVGTPEVVAAALLDYYDLGVRHFSARGYDLLTDAVEFGREVIPLVKAEVARREADNARQDRFVAAASAFALA, encoded by the coding sequence ATGCCCGTTGACTTCCTCGGCATCGGAGCCACCCACGACGGCACCGAGATCTCGCCGCGCAGCGGCGCCGCCTTCGACCGCTCGTACACCGTCCGACTGGCCCGGGCGCACGAGGAGAACGGCTGGGATCGGCTGTTGTTCGCCTATTCGTCGAGTTCTCCGGACCCGTCGCAGGCGGCGGCGCTGGTCGCCGCCGACACCGACGCCATCCGCCTGGTCGTCGCGCACCGGCCCAACGTCTCGGCGCCCACCTACGCCGCCACGTCGCTGGCCACTCTCGACCAGGCCAGCGGTGGCCGGGTCCAGATCCACATCATCACCGGCGGTTCCACCGCCGACCAGGCCGCCGAGGGCGACCACCTGCCCAAGGACGAGCGCTACGACCGCACCCGCGAGTACATCCGGATCCTCAAGAAGGCCTGGACCTCGCCGACACCGTTCGACCATGTGGGTCGGCACTACCGGATCCAGAACTTCGTCTCCGACGTCCCGCCCGCCACCCAGCCGCGGCCGTTGATCTCCTTCGGCGGTTCGTCCGCCGCGGCCTACACGGTCGGCGGTGCGGAGGCCGACGTCTTCGCCCTGTGGGGTGAGCCGCTGGCCGGTACCCGTGAGCAGATCGCCTCGGTCGACGCCGCCGCGGCCGCCGCCGGCCGCGCCGATCGACCGGCCATTCAGGTCGCCTTCCGGCCGATCATCGCGCCGACCCGGGCGGCGGCCGAGGACAAGGCGCACCGCATTCTCGACCGGCTGCGCGACGCCCCCCGCGGCCGTCCGGGCGCTCCCGAGAACGCGGGATCGCAGCGGCTTCTCGTCCAGGCCGGCGCCGCGGACCGGCATGACCGCGCGCTGTGGACGTCGACCGCCGCCGCGACCGGCGGCGCGGGCAACTCGACCGCGCTGGTCGGCACCCCCGAGGTGGTGGCTGCGGCGCTGCTGGACTACTACGACCTGGGGGTGCGGCACTTCAGTGCCCGCGGCTACGACCTGCTCACCGACGCTGTCGAGTTCGGCCGCGAGGTGATCCCGCTGGTCAAGGCGGAGGTCGCCCGCCGGGAGGCCGACAATGCCCGTCAGGACCGGTTCGTCGCCGCCGCCAGCGCCTTCGCGCTGGCCTGA
- a CDS encoding NtaA/DmoA family FMN-dependent monooxygenase (This protein belongs to a clade of FMN-dependent monooxygenases, within a broader family of flavin-dependent oxidoreductases, the luciferase-like monooxygenase (LMM) family, some of whose members use coenzyme F420 rather than FMN.): MTKQVHLAAHFPGVNNTTVWSDPAAGSHIEFDSFVRFAAAAERGLFDFLFLAEGLRLREQNGEIYDLDVVGRPDTFAVLSALAAVTEHLGLTGTINSTFNEPYEVARQFATLDQLSGGRGAWNVVTSWDAFTGENFRRGGFLPEDQRYARAKAFLDAATVLFDTWAADEVVADRDSGTFVRSAEVGDFTHRDDHFDIHGRFTVPRSPQGRPVVFQAGDSDAGREFAASTADAIFTRHGTLDAGRAFYADVKGRLGRYGRRPEELLVLPAATFVLGDTDREAEDLAAEVRRLQVSGQTALRFAEHVWNRDLSDLDPDGPVPEFDPVEGEHTIAKGRASVRMFGDRLATARQWRELGATEHLSLRDVVIRQTARQNFIGSPETVARTINDYVQADASDGFILVPHVTPDGLDPFVETVVPILQDWGVHRTGYTGSTLRDNLGLAVPARGDRVERRVAS, encoded by the coding sequence ATGACCAAGCAGGTGCACCTCGCCGCCCATTTCCCCGGCGTCAACAACACGACGGTCTGGTCCGACCCGGCCGCCGGCAGCCACATCGAGTTCGATTCGTTCGTCCGCTTCGCCGCCGCCGCCGAACGCGGGCTCTTCGACTTCCTCTTCCTCGCCGAAGGTCTGCGGCTGCGGGAGCAGAACGGCGAGATCTACGACCTCGACGTCGTCGGCCGGCCCGACACCTTCGCCGTCCTCAGCGCGCTGGCCGCGGTGACCGAGCACCTGGGTCTGACCGGCACGATCAACTCGACCTTCAACGAGCCGTACGAGGTGGCCCGGCAGTTCGCCACCCTGGATCAGCTGTCCGGCGGCCGCGGCGCCTGGAACGTCGTGACCTCCTGGGACGCGTTCACCGGGGAGAACTTCCGCCGCGGCGGCTTCCTCCCCGAGGATCAGCGCTACGCCCGGGCCAAGGCCTTTCTGGACGCCGCGACCGTGCTGTTCGACACCTGGGCCGCCGACGAGGTCGTCGCCGACCGGGACTCGGGCACCTTCGTCCGGTCTGCCGAGGTCGGCGACTTCACCCACCGCGACGACCACTTCGACATCCACGGCCGCTTCACCGTCCCGCGCAGCCCGCAGGGCCGGCCCGTCGTCTTCCAGGCCGGCGATTCCGACGCCGGCCGCGAGTTCGCCGCTTCCACCGCCGACGCGATCTTCACCCGGCACGGCACCCTCGACGCCGGCAGGGCGTTCTACGCCGACGTCAAGGGGCGCCTGGGCCGCTACGGCCGGCGACCCGAGGAGCTGCTGGTGCTGCCGGCCGCGACCTTCGTCCTGGGTGACACCGACCGCGAGGCGGAGGATCTCGCCGCCGAGGTGCGTCGGTTGCAGGTCTCGGGGCAGACCGCGCTGCGCTTCGCCGAGCACGTGTGGAACCGGGACCTGTCCGATCTCGACCCGGACGGGCCGGTGCCGGAGTTCGACCCGGTCGAGGGCGAGCACACCATCGCCAAGGGACGGGCCAGCGTGCGGATGTTCGGCGACCGGCTGGCCACGGCCCGGCAGTGGCGCGAGCTCGGCGCCACCGAGCACCTGTCGCTGCGGGACGTCGTCATCCGGCAGACGGCGCGGCAGAACTTCATCGGCAGCCCCGAGACCGTCGCGCGCACGATCAACGACTACGTGCAGGCCGACGCGAGCGACGGGTTCATCCTGGTCCCGCACGTGACCCCGGACGGGCTGGACCCGTTCGTCGAGACGGTGGTGCCGATCCTGCAGGACTGGGGCGTCCACCGCACCGGGTACACCGGCAGCACGCTGCGCGACAACCTCGGGCTCGCCGTCCCGGCCAGGGGTGATCGCGTCGAGCGTAGGGTCGCGTCGTGA
- a CDS encoding methionine ABC transporter permease has translation MNTDWNLLWPIYGESVLQTLWMAGATLVLGGFFGLVIGVLLFTTRRGGLLQNVVVYTVLNLLVNVVRPIPFIIFITAIGPLTLSVIGTTIGTGAATFALVIAASFGVSRIVEQNLVTVDPGVIEAARSMGASPIRIIVGLLIPEALGPLILGYTFVLVAIIDMTAVAGGLGGGGLGQFAISYGYQRFDWEVTWVAVLTIIVIVQLAQFVGNRLARTALRR, from the coding sequence GTGAACACCGACTGGAACCTGCTGTGGCCGATCTACGGCGAATCGGTGCTGCAGACCCTCTGGATGGCCGGGGCCACGCTGGTGCTGGGCGGCTTCTTCGGGCTGGTGATCGGAGTGCTGCTGTTCACCACCCGGCGCGGGGGTCTGCTGCAGAACGTCGTCGTGTACACGGTTCTCAACCTGCTGGTGAACGTCGTCCGGCCGATCCCGTTCATCATCTTCATCACCGCGATCGGCCCGCTGACGCTGTCGGTGATCGGTACCACCATCGGCACCGGAGCGGCCACCTTCGCGCTCGTCATCGCCGCGTCCTTCGGCGTCTCCCGGATCGTCGAGCAGAACCTGGTGACGGTCGACCCGGGGGTGATCGAGGCGGCCCGTTCGATGGGCGCCTCCCCGATCCGCATCATCGTCGGCCTGCTGATCCCCGAGGCGCTGGGCCCGCTGATCCTCGGCTACACCTTCGTGCTGGTCGCGATCATCGACATGACCGCCGTCGCCGGTGGTCTCGGCGGCGGTGGCCTCGGCCAGTTCGCGATCAGCTACGGCTACCAGCGGTTCGACTGGGAGGTGACCTGGGTCGCGGTGCTGACCATCATCGTCATCGTGCAGCTCGCCCAGTTCGTCGGTAACCGGCTGGCCCGGACCGCGCTGCGCCGTTGA
- a CDS encoding methionine ABC transporter ATP-binding protein yields the protein MTPVIEFRDVTKTYRGKGSAVTAVDGVSLSIERGEIFAVIGYSGAGKSTLARLVNVLERPTSGEVVIDGRAVSALSEREVRPVRATIGTVFQQFNLFRSRTVYGNVAYPLKVAGWSKEAVEARVTELLHFVGITDKAWEYTDQLSGGQKQRVGIARALANQPTILLADEATSALDPETTHDVLRLLKRVNAELGVTIVVITHEMDVVRTIADRVAVLERGRVIEIGSTFDVFASPRTPTARTFVGTVLRDRPDAAEVARLEAAHQGRLVSVGVTDGNGIGAVLGAAAREGDVGFEIVHGGIGALDGRSFGTLTLALTGSDPAVAAVVDRLRDVTTVTELAA from the coding sequence GTGACCCCGGTCATCGAGTTCCGGGACGTCACCAAGACCTACCGAGGCAAGGGCTCCGCGGTGACCGCGGTGGACGGCGTCTCGTTGAGCATCGAGCGCGGCGAGATCTTCGCCGTGATCGGCTATTCCGGCGCCGGCAAGAGCACGCTGGCCCGGCTGGTCAACGTGCTTGAGCGGCCGACCTCCGGCGAGGTGGTCATCGACGGGCGAGCGGTGTCGGCGCTGTCCGAGCGGGAGGTGCGCCCGGTGCGCGCCACCATCGGCACCGTGTTCCAGCAGTTCAACCTGTTCCGCTCGCGCACCGTCTACGGCAACGTGGCCTACCCGTTGAAGGTGGCGGGCTGGTCGAAGGAGGCCGTCGAGGCGCGGGTGACCGAGTTGTTGCACTTCGTCGGCATCACCGACAAGGCGTGGGAGTACACCGACCAGTTGTCGGGCGGGCAGAAGCAGCGGGTCGGGATCGCGCGGGCGCTGGCCAACCAGCCGACGATCCTGCTCGCCGACGAGGCGACCAGCGCACTGGACCCGGAGACCACCCACGACGTGCTCCGGCTGTTGAAGCGGGTCAACGCCGAACTGGGCGTGACCATCGTGGTCATCACCCACGAGATGGACGTGGTGCGCACCATCGCCGACCGCGTCGCGGTGCTGGAGCGGGGCCGGGTGATCGAGATCGGTTCCACGTTCGACGTCTTCGCCTCACCGCGGACACCGACCGCACGGACCTTCGTCGGAACCGTCCTGCGGGACCGGCCCGACGCGGCCGAGGTCGCCCGGCTGGAGGCGGCCCACCAAGGCCGGCTGGTCAGCGTGGGGGTCACCGACGGCAACGGGATCGGCGCCGTCCTCGGCGCCGCCGCCCGCGAGGGCGACGTCGGCTTCGAGATCGTGCACGGCGGTATCGGCGCGCTGGACGGCCGGTCGTTCGGCACCCTCACCCTCGCCCTGACCGGCAGTGATCCGGCGGTGGCCGCCGTCGTCGACCGCCTCCGCGACGTCACCACCGTCACGGAGCTCGCCGCATGA
- a CDS encoding putative leader peptide, whose protein sequence is MSETTAFGRRWVSRRHVDLQRVSSALCR, encoded by the coding sequence ATGTCGGAGACGACGGCCTTCGGGCGACGGTGGGTCAGCCGCCGGCACGTCGATCTGCAGCGGGTGAGCAGCGCGCTCTGCCGGTGA
- a CDS encoding MetQ/NlpA family ABC transporter substrate-binding protein → MSTTPDSPTPSGITALPARPGRDRGPTRWIVLAVVAVVAVAGILFATLRGGDEPAAAADRVTVKVGTTEASADYWPILVDLAARENIDIQLVNFTDYTQADPALSQGQIDLNLFQHLLFLANYNVANSDTLTPIGATVVVPLGVYSGKHTDLAQIPAGGQVAIPNDATNQARALLVLQQAGLISLTGGGDPLSTPADIDAAASKVTVTPVDAAQTVASLPSVDAAVINNNFALDADLDPSKALYNDDPAAPAAEPYINAFVARADQKDNPTFLRIAQLYHDPSVTAAVVAASKDTAVIVDRPAADLGTILAGLETVVRDAS, encoded by the coding sequence ATGAGCACCACCCCCGACTCACCCACCCCGTCCGGTATCACCGCTCTACCCGCCCGCCCCGGCCGCGACCGCGGCCCCACCCGCTGGATCGTGCTCGCCGTGGTGGCCGTGGTGGCCGTCGCCGGCATCCTGTTCGCGACGCTGCGCGGCGGCGACGAGCCCGCGGCCGCCGCCGACCGGGTCACCGTCAAGGTCGGCACCACCGAGGCCAGTGCCGACTACTGGCCCATCCTGGTCGATCTCGCGGCCAGGGAGAACATCGACATCCAACTGGTCAACTTCACCGACTACACCCAGGCCGACCCGGCGCTCTCCCAGGGTCAGATCGACCTGAACCTGTTCCAGCACCTGCTGTTCCTGGCCAACTACAACGTCGCCAACTCCGACACCCTGACGCCGATCGGCGCGACCGTGGTGGTACCGCTGGGCGTCTACTCCGGCAAGCACACCGATCTCGCGCAGATCCCGGCCGGCGGCCAGGTCGCCATCCCGAACGACGCCACCAACCAGGCCCGCGCCCTGCTGGTGCTGCAGCAGGCCGGCCTGATCAGCCTGACCGGTGGTGGCGACCCGCTGAGCACCCCCGCCGACATCGACGCCGCCGCCTCGAAGGTGACCGTGACGCCGGTGGACGCCGCCCAGACGGTGGCCTCGCTGCCCTCGGTCGACGCCGCGGTCATCAACAACAACTTCGCCCTGGACGCCGATCTCGACCCGTCGAAGGCGCTGTACAACGACGATCCGGCGGCGCCGGCGGCCGAGCCGTACATCAACGCCTTCGTCGCGCGCGCGGACCAGAAGGACAACCCCACCTTCCTGCGGATCGCCCAGCTCTACCACGACCCGTCGGTGACGGCGGCGGTCGTCGCGGCGTCCAAGGACACTGCCGTCATCGTCGACCGTCCCGCCGCCGACCTCGGCACCATCCTGGCCGGCCTGGAGACCGTCGTCCGGGACGCCTCGTGA
- a CDS encoding LLM class flavin-dependent oxidoreductase: MPAPLHLAVALDGAGWHPAAWREPAARPADLFTAGYWTDLVQEAERGLLDLVTLEDSLGLQSTRRDGPDRRTDQVRGRLDAVLVASRVAPTTSAIGLVPTAQVTHTEPFHVSKAIATLDFVSRGRAGWRPQVSAAPADAAHFGRRTVPPVFDGSPAAAAAVDELFAEADDHVEVVRRLWDSWEDDAEIRDVATGRFVDRDKLHHIDFSGRFFSVRGPSIVPRPPQGQPVVAALAHTDRPYRFAARGADLVFVTPDSRDAARDIVDTVQGLRATLAADAGPLRVFADLVVFLDDEPGAARDRRERLDDLDGAPWTSDATIVTGTPAELADQLQDWAAAGLDGFRLRPATLPHDLQAITRAVVPLLQQRGVFRRAYDGRTLRGRLGLDRPVSRYAATRTPEGVSA; encoded by the coding sequence GTGCCCGCACCCCTGCACCTGGCCGTCGCCCTCGACGGCGCCGGCTGGCACCCGGCCGCCTGGCGGGAACCGGCCGCCCGGCCCGCCGACCTGTTCACCGCCGGTTACTGGACCGACCTGGTCCAGGAGGCCGAGCGCGGCCTCCTCGACCTGGTGACCCTCGAGGACTCGCTCGGGCTGCAGTCCACCCGGCGCGACGGCCCGGACCGTCGCACCGACCAGGTCCGTGGACGGCTCGACGCGGTCCTGGTGGCGTCCCGGGTGGCCCCCACGACCTCGGCGATCGGACTGGTGCCGACCGCACAGGTCACCCACACCGAGCCGTTCCACGTCTCGAAGGCCATCGCCACCCTGGACTTCGTCAGCCGCGGCCGCGCGGGCTGGCGCCCGCAGGTGTCGGCCGCTCCGGCCGACGCCGCGCACTTCGGGCGCCGGACGGTACCGCCGGTGTTCGACGGCTCCCCCGCCGCCGCCGCAGCGGTCGACGAGCTGTTCGCCGAGGCCGACGACCACGTCGAGGTGGTACGCCGTCTCTGGGACAGCTGGGAGGACGACGCCGAGATCCGCGACGTGGCCACCGGCCGGTTCGTCGACCGGGACAAGCTGCACCACATCGACTTCAGCGGGCGGTTCTTCAGCGTCCGCGGCCCGTCCATCGTGCCCCGTCCACCGCAGGGGCAGCCCGTCGTCGCGGCGCTGGCGCACACCGACCGGCCCTACCGCTTCGCCGCCAGGGGTGCGGATCTGGTGTTCGTCACCCCGGACAGCCGGGACGCCGCCCGCGACATCGTCGACACGGTGCAGGGTCTGCGGGCGACCCTGGCCGCGGACGCCGGACCGCTGCGGGTGTTCGCCGACCTCGTCGTCTTCCTCGACGACGAACCCGGCGCCGCCCGTGACCGCCGGGAGCGGCTCGACGACCTGGACGGCGCTCCGTGGACCTCCGACGCGACGATCGTCACCGGCACCCCGGCCGAGCTGGCCGATCAGCTGCAGGACTGGGCCGCCGCCGGCCTGGACGGCTTCCGGCTGCGGCCGGCGACGCTGCCGCACGACCTGCAGGCCATCACCCGCGCCGTGGTGCCCCTGCTGCAGCAGCGGGGCGTCTTCCGCCGCGCCTACGACGGCCGCACCCTGCGGGGCCGTCTCGGCCTCGACCGCCCGGTCAGCCGCTACGCCGCCACCCGCACCCCCGAGGGAGTCTCCGCATGA
- a CDS encoding DUF1684 domain-containing protein: MTSTTPTDLQTDWQRWHTARETDLAAPHGWLSIVDLIWLADTPATTSAVPGRFSLTPDGTARYEPDGTTGVTLGDTGRTVDAAVTADGPEGGSDIWLRHGAVAVELIRRSERLAIRVRDSTAPTLTRFRGVPAYPATPGWVLTGTFLAGQPHPVVVGAATPGLTHVVTVVGTVDVEIDGVPQRLRAVSGPGGRAQLAFHDPTNGLDTAPWRTLTFDATPGPVTLDFNRTVNLPFAFSAFGTCPRPVEGNVVTRPVTAGERTPDPV; the protein is encoded by the coding sequence ATGACGAGCACCACGCCGACGGACCTGCAGACCGACTGGCAGCGGTGGCACACCGCCCGGGAGACCGATCTCGCCGCCCCCCACGGCTGGCTGTCGATCGTCGACCTGATCTGGCTCGCCGACACCCCGGCGACCACGTCCGCGGTTCCGGGCCGGTTCTCGCTGACGCCGGACGGGACCGCCCGCTACGAGCCCGACGGGACGACCGGGGTGACCCTCGGCGACACCGGCCGGACCGTGGACGCCGCCGTGACCGCTGACGGACCCGAGGGCGGCAGCGACATCTGGCTGCGGCACGGCGCGGTCGCCGTCGAGCTGATCCGCCGCAGCGAACGACTGGCGATCCGGGTCCGGGACAGCACCGCGCCCACGCTGACCCGGTTCCGCGGAGTGCCGGCCTACCCGGCGACACCGGGATGGGTGCTGACCGGGACGTTCCTGGCCGGGCAACCGCATCCGGTGGTGGTCGGGGCGGCGACGCCCGGCCTCACCCACGTGGTGACCGTGGTCGGCACGGTCGACGTCGAGATCGACGGGGTGCCCCAGCGGCTGCGGGCCGTGTCCGGTCCGGGCGGCCGGGCCCAGCTGGCGTTCCACGACCCGACCAACGGACTCGACACCGCGCCCTGGCGGACGCTGACCTTCGACGCGACCCCGGGGCCGGTCACCCTGGACTTCAACCGCACCGTCAACCTGCCGTTCGCGTTCTCCGCGTTCGGCACCTGCCCGCGGCCCGTCGAGGGCAACGTCGTCACCCGGCCGGTCACGGCGGGGGAGCGCACGCCGGACCCGGTCTGA
- a CDS encoding GNAT family N-acetyltransferase — translation MGDPVLDNPAWSALTGRHAHLAVRHGLAARYRSDVALFVALADSADPQAWVDLAELVGPGATVLLAGTGPRPGAGWTVGESVPGVQLVDRTVAAVADPEALRLGPDDVPEMLDLVARTKPGPFLPRTVELGSYLGFRHDGKLTAMAGERIKPDGWTEISAVCTDPAYRGRGLGTRLVLAVTAGIRERGDRALMHASAANVGAIGLYRSLGFGLRRYTDFSILTSPAA, via the coding sequence CTGGGTGATCCGGTGCTGGACAACCCCGCCTGGTCGGCGCTCACCGGGCGGCACGCCCACCTCGCCGTCCGGCACGGTCTGGCCGCCCGCTACCGCTCGGACGTGGCGTTGTTCGTGGCACTCGCCGACAGCGCCGACCCGCAGGCCTGGGTGGATCTCGCGGAACTGGTCGGACCGGGCGCCACGGTGCTGCTGGCCGGCACCGGGCCGCGGCCCGGCGCGGGGTGGACCGTCGGCGAGTCCGTTCCCGGCGTGCAGCTCGTCGACCGGACCGTCGCCGCGGTGGCCGATCCCGAGGCGCTGCGGCTCGGCCCGGACGACGTCCCGGAGATGCTCGACCTCGTGGCTCGGACGAAGCCGGGGCCGTTCCTGCCGCGCACCGTCGAGCTGGGCAGCTACCTGGGGTTCCGGCACGACGGGAAGCTCACCGCGATGGCCGGCGAGCGGATCAAACCCGACGGCTGGACCGAGATCAGCGCGGTCTGCACCGATCCCGCCTACCGCGGACGCGGTCTGGGCACCCGTTTGGTGCTCGCGGTCACCGCCGGGATCCGGGAGCGCGGCGACCGGGCGCTGATGCACGCCTCGGCCGCGAACGTCGGCGCGATCGGCCTGTACCGCTCGCTGGGATTCGGACTGCGCCGCTACACGGACTTCTCGATCCTGACCTCGCCCGCGGCCTGA